The Cyclopterus lumpus isolate fCycLum1 chromosome 12, fCycLum1.pri, whole genome shotgun sequence genome window below encodes:
- the lhx6 gene encoding LIM/homeobox protein Lhx6 yields MYWKNEVLSPLSEGNNILSEGIPTKKVISTEHQSAPGASRCTVDSKHAPMSQSDGESQRSNMEREDTRSSPSTPSTPSACSPTSTISSVPSIGKNVCTSCGQEIADRYLLKVNNLIWHVRCLECSVCRTSLRQHSSCYIKNKEIFCKMDYFSRFGTKCARCGRQIYASDWVRRARGNAFHLACFACYSCKRQLSTGEEFGLVEEKVLCRIHYDTMVENLKRAAESGNGITLEGAVPTEQDSQPKPSKRARTSFTAEQLQIMQAQFAQDNNPDAQTLQKLADMTGLSRRVIQVWFQNCRARHKKHTPQHGGAPPGHLQSRIPSSLPDELHYSPFGSPERARMVALHGYIDSHPFSMLTSQSLPHQAMSLPQLPLSR; encoded by the exons GTGATCTCCACCGAGCATCAGAGTGCACCGGGAGCCTCGCGCTGCACCGTGGACTCTAAACACGCGCCCATG TCTCAATCGGACGGAGAATCCCAGCGGTCCAACATGGAGCGGGAGGACACTCGCTCGTCCCCCAGCACTCCGTCCACCCCCTCCGCGTGCTCGCCGACCTCGACCATCAGCTCGGTGCCGTCCATCGGCAAGAACGTGTGCACCAGCTGCGGTCAGGAGATCGCGGACAGATACTTGCTGAAG GTGAACAACCTGATCTGGCACGTGCGCTGTCTGGAGTGTTCTGTCTGCAGGACGTCGCTACGTCAGCACAGCAGCTGCTACATCAAAAACAAAGAGATCTTCTGTAAAATGGATTATTTCAG TAGGTTCGGTACTAAGTGTGCCCGCTGTGGGCGGCAGATCTACGCCAGCGACTGGGTGCGCCGTGCACGGGGGAACGCGTTCCACTTGGCTTGTTTTGCGTGCTACTCGTGTAAGAGGCAGTTGTCCACGGGAGAGGAGTTTGGcttggtggaggagaaggtcCTGTGTAGGATCCACTACGACACCATGGTGGAGAACCTCAAACGAGCAGCTGAGAGCG gCAATGGTATCACATTAGAAGGAGCAGTTCCAACAGAACAAGACAGTCAGCCCAAACCGTCCAAAAGGGCACGGACATCCTTCACTGCAGAACAGCTacag ATCATGCAAGCTCAGTTTGCCCAAGATAACAATCCAGATGCCCAGACGCTACAGAAACTAGCCGACATGACAGGCCTCAGCAGGAGAGTTATACAG GTGTGGTTTCAAAACTGCAGAGCAAGACACAAAAAGCACACGCCCCAGCACGGTGGGGCTCCCCCAGGTCACCTCCAGTCCAGGATACCCTCGTCCCTGCCCGATGAGCTGCATTACTCCCCCTTTGGAAGTCCTGAGCGGGCGCGCATGGTGGCCCTTCACGGGTATATCGACA GTCATCCCTTCTCCATGCTGACCTCTCAGAGTCTCCCTCACCAGGCCATGTCACTGCCCCAGCTCCCCCTCAGCCGCTAG